In the bacterium SCSIO 12741 genome, GTTTTTTCTTGTAAACCACTACCACGTGCTGAACCACCTGGATAACAGGTTCGGTAAATTCGGGATTGACCACCAGATCAAAGTCGGTGTAAGACACCGGATCGTAGTAAATGGACGTATTCTTCTTGATTCGTTTAACCTCGCTCTTTTTTCTAAGTAAATTCAAGTCCGTACTACTGCTGCAGGAATAGCCGGTGTACCGTTCCTGTGGTTCGATTATGTTAAAGGATTCGGACATGCGGATGTCCACATTGCTGAGATCAACTCCGAGGGAGGTTTGAAAATCAACGTTATCCTTAAGCAGTTCGATAGACTTGAGTCGCAATTCACTTTTGACCTTTTCAATGTCTTCCATCAAAACATCTACTTTGACCAAATCATAAATCTCGTGCCGGGCACAAATGGCTACAATGGCATCCAGGGCATTTTTGTTGGCATAGCGAATATGGAAGTTCTTTTTGATTTCAAATCCAGCGGGAATTTCGGTATAGGTTTTCTTGCTAAACAGTTTGTTCTCGGATTCGACCTCATAAAGGGGCACAAAGGATATCATGTCCAGGTAAATGTCATCTTCCTGGAATCCCAAGGCAATGAGTTCCTTTCTCACCGAATCCGTTCGACTTTGGATAAGTCCATTGGCCTGGGCTGCCGTTTTTCCCATTTGAAAAAGATGAAAAACGGCTAAGTAACCTTTGGGTTTTACATTGTATAAGGATCGCATAGAAAAACGGTGAAAGTCATTAAAGACCGGTTCACTGGGTGTGGTGAGTTGTCTTAAACGGGAACTGTTTGAGTTGCTATAATTGTGCTGAGTATTTTGATTGTAAACCGCATTTCCAGCATTCTGGGCATAACTCGAACAGGTGAATAGGCCCAAAGTAAGTAGGAACAAGATCGTTTTCATTTTCATTTGTTTTTGGAATTAATAATGAGATTGGTGAATGATTTCAGAGCAATATTACGGGGCGTTTCTTCCTCAGGTATGGCCAAATCGTGCATAAGCTCTGAATAGGGCCTGCACAGTAGTTTTGTACCGTGTGCAAAAGGTTTGCAGACGATATGCAGCAAAGTTTTATACATTTATCAGCCTTCAGATTTACATTGCATGGTCCCTAATCACGAAGCACAATTGCAAGCATTCGAAAA is a window encoding:
- a CDS encoding SIMPL domain-containing protein; translated protein: MKTILFLLTLGLFTCSSYAQNAGNAVYNQNTQHNYSNSNSSRLRQLTTPSEPVFNDFHRFSMRSLYNVKPKGYLAVFHLFQMGKTAAQANGLIQSRTDSVRKELIALGFQEDDIYLDMISFVPLYEVESENKLFSKKTYTEIPAGFEIKKNFHIRYANKNALDAIVAICARHEIYDLVKVDVLMEDIEKVKSELRLKSIELLKDNVDFQTSLGVDLSNVDIRMSESFNIIEPQERYTGYSCSSSTDLNLLRKKSEVKRIKKNTSIYYDPVSYTDFDLVVNPEFTEPVIQVVQHVVVVYKKKPKDQPKPPAPKVITETKIQKEVFFIEHEGTIKKLEL